From a region of the Pseudomonadaceae bacterium SI-3 genome:
- a CDS encoding LysR family transcriptional regulator, producing MNIETKWLEDLVALAATRSFSQAAERRFVTQPAFSRRIRSLESCLGLTLVNRAKTPIELTEAGQLFLVTARNMIDQMGEVVQYLHNLEGQRGEVLQIAAAHSLALGFFPEWLARLRQDGVPVNSRLVATNVGEAVHSLREGTCDLILAYYDPDAALQMDPELFPSLSLGRTEIVPVCGVDAAGEPLFDPDSGQSVPLLAYSAGASLGRSVNLLLRQRGLRSSTVYETAMADSLKSMAMQRLGLAWVPRLSVTAELERGELVVCGGEHWRVPLEIRLYRCALVRKAPVRLLWRKLEAGAGQGVDGLLVE from the coding sequence ATGAACATCGAAACCAAGTGGCTGGAAGATCTGGTCGCCCTGGCGGCGACGCGCAGTTTTTCTCAAGCGGCAGAGCGGCGCTTCGTCACCCAGCCCGCGTTCAGTCGACGTATCCGTAGCCTGGAGAGCTGCCTCGGCCTGACCTTGGTGAACCGCGCCAAGACGCCGATCGAGTTGACCGAGGCGGGGCAGCTGTTTCTCGTCACCGCACGCAACATGATCGATCAGATGGGCGAGGTCGTTCAGTACCTGCACAACCTTGAAGGTCAGCGCGGCGAGGTGCTGCAGATCGCCGCCGCGCATTCGCTGGCGCTAGGCTTCTTTCCAGAATGGCTGGCGCGCCTGCGTCAGGATGGGGTGCCGGTGAACAGCCGTCTGGTCGCAACCAATGTCGGCGAGGCGGTGCATTCGCTACGCGAGGGCACCTGCGATCTGATCCTTGCCTACTACGATCCGGATGCCGCGTTGCAGATGGACCCCGAACTGTTTCCGTCCCTGTCGCTCGGGCGCACTGAAATCGTTCCGGTGTGTGGCGTCGATGCCGCTGGCGAGCCGTTGTTCGATCCGGACAGCGGCCAGAGCGTCCCGCTGCTGGCCTACAGCGCCGGTGCCTCGCTGGGACGTTCGGTCAACCTACTGCTGCGCCAGCGCGGTCTGCGCTCCTCGACGGTGTACGAAACCGCCATGGCCGACAGCCTGAAAAGCATGGCGATGCAGCGGCTCGGCCTGGCCTGGGTGCCGCGGTTGAGCGTGACGGCCGAGCTGGAACGCGGGGAGCTGGTGGTCTGTGGTGGCGAACACTGGCGGGTGCCGCTGGAAATTCGCCTGTACCGCTGCGCACTGGTGCGCAAGGCGCCGGTCCGCCTGCTTTGGCGCAAGCTGGAAGCGGGAGCGGGGCAGGGCGTGGATGGGTTGCTTGTGGAGTGA
- a CDS encoding DUF3299 domain-containing protein: MRTLILSLLLCCASIAHAAPAELDWLELMPAEDRQALEEMPEIEHDSPENDGFSDQGGLKQGAGLPAVMYSAKTVPSLNGKQVRLGGYPVPLETDSQGRSTEFFLVPYPGACIHVPPPPPNQIVMVRYPAGIMLDDIYAPLWVDGVLQIEPVSNDLADAAYAISAAEVKLVDESDL, encoded by the coding sequence ATGCGTACCTTAATTCTGTCCCTCCTGCTTTGCTGTGCTTCCATTGCCCATGCCGCCCCGGCGGAGCTCGACTGGCTTGAGCTGATGCCTGCTGAGGATCGCCAGGCGCTGGAAGAGATGCCGGAAATCGAGCATGACTCGCCGGAGAACGACGGTTTCAGCGATCAGGGTGGTCTCAAACAAGGGGCTGGTCTGCCCGCGGTGATGTATTCAGCCAAAACCGTGCCGTCACTCAACGGCAAGCAGGTCCGTCTGGGTGGCTACCCGGTCCCGCTGGAAACCGACAGCCAGGGCCGCAGCACTGAGTTCTTTCTGGTGCCTTATCCGGGCGCCTGTATTCATGTCCCACCGCCACCTCCCAATCAGATCGTGATGGTCCGCTACCCGGCCGGGATCATGCTGGACGATATCTACGCGCCGCTCTGGGTCGACGGCGTGCTGCAGATCGAGCCCGTGAGCAATGATCTGGCCGATGCGGCCTACGCAATCTCGGCAGCCGAGGTGAAGCTGGTGGACGAAAGCGACCTCTAG
- a CDS encoding amino acid ABC transporter substrate-binding protein translates to MRKLLAITLLFSSIIGAPLAHAELPQGYEVVLQTENFPPFNMADGGKNFAKEEHIQGISAVTVQEMFKRAGIAYSMTLRFPWDRIYQATLDSPNHGLFSTSMTDARRPLFKWVGPIAQYESVLLSAPGSTLKLTSLEQAKDYTIGAYKSSAVSQRVEAQGLTPVNSLRDQENLQKLLSGKIDLWATSDPVWRYYAKQEGVGGLNTVLVFNSAPLYLALNKETPDEVVTRLQNALDEMKTEGYGTCVKHPELC, encoded by the coding sequence ATGCGCAAACTACTCGCCATCACCCTGCTGTTCAGCTCGATCATCGGCGCGCCGCTCGCTCATGCGGAGCTCCCGCAAGGCTACGAAGTGGTACTGCAGACCGAGAACTTCCCGCCTTTCAACATGGCTGACGGTGGCAAGAACTTCGCCAAGGAAGAGCACATCCAGGGCATCAGCGCGGTAACCGTTCAGGAAATGTTCAAGCGCGCCGGCATCGCCTACTCGATGACACTGCGCTTTCCGTGGGATCGCATCTACCAGGCGACCCTGGACTCGCCGAATCACGGCCTGTTTTCGACGTCGATGACCGATGCCCGGCGCCCACTGTTCAAATGGGTGGGTCCTATCGCCCAGTACGAAAGCGTCCTGCTTTCGGCACCCGGCTCGACCCTCAAGCTGACCAGCCTCGAACAAGCGAAGGACTACACCATCGGTGCCTACAAGAGCAGCGCGGTGAGCCAACGCGTCGAAGCGCAGGGCCTGACGCCGGTGAACTCGCTGCGTGACCAGGAAAATCTGCAGAAGCTGCTCAGCGGCAAAATCGACCTCTGGGCCACCTCCGACCCGGTCTGGCGCTACTACGCCAAGCAGGAAGGGGTGGGCGGGCTGAATACCGTGCTGGTGTTCAACTCCGCACCGCTGTACCTGGCGCTTAACAAGGAAACGCCGGATGAGGTGGTTACCCGCCTGCAGAACGCCCTGGACGAGATGAAGACCGAAGGCTACGGCACCTGCGTCAAGCATCCTGAACTCTGCTGA
- a CDS encoding GlsB/YeaQ/YmgE family stress response membrane protein, with the protein MGIIGTIIIGLIVGLIARFLKPGNDSMGWIMTILLGIGGSLLATYGGQALGLYKAGEGAGFIGAVVGAIILLVIYGMVTSRKH; encoded by the coding sequence ATGGGCATCATCGGAACCATTATCATCGGCCTGATCGTAGGCCTCATCGCTCGCTTCCTGAAGCCCGGCAACGACAGCATGGGTTGGATCATGACCATCCTGCTGGGTATCGGCGGTTCGCTGCTGGCCACTTACGGCGGACAAGCGCTCGGTCTGTATAAAGCCGGAGAAGGTGCAGGCTTTATCGGCGCGGTCGTCGGTGCGATCATCCTGCTGGTCATATACGGCATGGTCACCAGCCGTAAACACTGA
- a CDS encoding 5-(carboxyamino)imidazole ribonucleotide synthase, whose translation MKIGVIGGGQLGRMLALAGTPLGMNFAFLDPAPDACAAALGEHLRADYSDQDHLRQLADEVDLVTFEFESVPAETVAFLSQFVPVYPSAEALRIARDRWFEKSMFKALAIPTPEFADIQSQADLDAAAASIGLPAVLKTRTLGYDGKGQKVLRKQSDVTAAFAELGSVPCILEGFVPFTGEVSLIAVRGRDGETCFYPLVHNTHENGILRLSVASSNHPLQALAEDYAGRVLTELEYVGVLAFEFFEVDGGLKANEIAPRVHNSGHWTIEGAECSQFENHLRAVSGLPLGSTAKVGESAMLNFIGEVPAVAKVIAVEDCHLHHYGKAFKVGRKVGHATLRCPDRSTLDRQITAVESLIARD comes from the coding sequence ATGAAGATTGGCGTGATCGGTGGCGGCCAGCTGGGCCGCATGCTCGCCCTGGCGGGAACCCCGCTGGGCATGAACTTCGCGTTTCTCGACCCGGCCCCGGACGCCTGTGCCGCGGCACTCGGCGAGCATCTGCGTGCGGATTACAGCGATCAGGATCACCTGCGTCAGCTGGCCGATGAGGTCGACCTGGTGACCTTCGAGTTCGAGAGCGTGCCGGCTGAAACCGTCGCCTTCCTGTCGCAGTTCGTGCCGGTTTATCCAAGCGCCGAGGCGCTGCGTATCGCCCGCGATCGCTGGTTCGAGAAGTCGATGTTCAAGGCGCTGGCAATCCCGACGCCCGAATTTGCTGACATCCAGTCCCAGGCCGATCTAGACGCCGCGGCCGCCAGCATCGGCCTGCCGGCCGTACTCAAGACCCGCACCTTGGGGTATGACGGTAAAGGCCAGAAGGTCCTTCGCAAGCAATCCGACGTCACCGCCGCCTTCGCCGAGTTGGGCAGCGTGCCCTGCATCCTCGAAGGCTTTGTGCCTTTCACCGGAGAAGTGTCGCTGATCGCGGTACGCGGGCGTGACGGCGAGACCTGCTTTTATCCGCTGGTCCACAACACCCATGAAAACGGCATCCTGCGGTTGTCGGTGGCGAGCAGCAACCATCCGCTGCAAGCGTTGGCCGAGGATTACGCCGGGCGCGTGCTGACAGAACTGGAGTACGTCGGCGTGTTGGCCTTCGAGTTCTTCGAAGTCGACGGCGGGCTCAAGGCCAATGAGATTGCGCCGCGCGTGCACAACTCCGGTCACTGGACCATCGAAGGCGCCGAGTGCAGCCAGTTTGAAAATCATCTGCGAGCGGTAAGCGGTTTGCCGCTCGGCTCGACAGCCAAGGTTGGCGAGAGCGCCATGCTCAACTTCATCGGTGAAGTGCCCGCCGTGGCCAAGGTGATCGCCGTCGAGGACTGCCATCTGCATCATTACGGCAAGGCGTTCAAGGTCGGACGCAAGGTCGGCCATGCCACGCTGCGCTGCCCGGACCGCTCCACGCTGGATCGGCAGATCACAGCCGTTGAGTCGCTGATTGCCCGCGATTGA
- the purE gene encoding 5-(carboxyamino)imidazole ribonucleotide mutase: MTALVGVIMGSKSDWSTLSHTADMLEKLGIPHEVTVVSAHRTPDLLFQYAEQAEARGLRVIIAGAGGAAHLPGMCAAKTHLPVLGVPVQSSMLSGVDSLLSIVQMPAGVPVATLAIGKAGAINAALLSASILGHEFPEYHAALKKFRDEQTQTVLDNPDPRDA, encoded by the coding sequence ATGACCGCACTGGTAGGCGTGATCATGGGCTCCAAGTCCGATTGGTCCACCTTGAGCCACACCGCAGACATGCTGGAGAAGCTCGGCATTCCGCACGAAGTCACCGTGGTGTCCGCACACCGCACGCCCGACCTGCTGTTCCAGTACGCCGAACAGGCCGAAGCGCGCGGTTTGCGGGTAATCATCGCTGGCGCCGGCGGTGCTGCCCATCTGCCGGGCATGTGCGCGGCCAAGACGCATCTTCCGGTGCTCGGCGTACCGGTGCAGTCCTCGATGCTTTCCGGTGTCGATTCGCTGCTGTCGATCGTGCAGATGCCGGCCGGCGTACCGGTCGCCACCCTGGCTATTGGCAAGGCAGGCGCGATCAATGCCGCGCTGCTGTCGGCCAGCATTCTCGGCCACGAATTCCCTGAATATCATGCCGCGCTGAAGAAATTCCGCGACGAGCAGACCCAGACCGTGCTCGATAACCCGGACCCGAGGGACGCGTAA
- a CDS encoding alcohol dehydrogenase AdhP — translation MTQTMKAAVAHAYGEPLRIEEVKVPLPGPGQILVKIEACGVCHTDLHAVEGDWPVRPPLPFIPGHEGVGYVAAVGSGVSRVKEGDRVGVPWLYSACGCCEHCLTGWETLCTEQQNTGYSVNGGYAEYVLADPNYVGILPKEVAFDEIAPILCAGVTVYKGLKVTNARPGQWVVISGVGGLGHVAVQYAKAMGLHVAAVDVDDAKLELAKKLGASLTINARTEDPVEVIQRDIGGAHGVLVTAVSNSAFGQAIGMARRHGTVALVGLPPGDFPTPIFDVVLKAISITGSIVGTRADLQEALDFAAEGLVKATIHSGKLDDINQIFDQMRAGTIEGRIVMSM, via the coding sequence ATGACCCAGACCATGAAAGCCGCCGTGGCCCATGCCTACGGTGAACCGCTGCGCATCGAAGAAGTAAAGGTGCCCCTACCCGGCCCAGGACAGATTTTGGTGAAGATTGAGGCGTGCGGCGTCTGCCACACCGACCTGCACGCGGTCGAGGGCGACTGGCCTGTACGCCCGCCCCTGCCGTTCATTCCAGGTCACGAAGGCGTCGGCTATGTCGCAGCCGTCGGCAGTGGGGTCAGCCGCGTCAAGGAAGGCGACCGCGTTGGCGTGCCCTGGCTGTATAGCGCCTGCGGCTGCTGCGAACACTGCCTGACCGGCTGGGAAACGCTGTGCACGGAGCAGCAGAACACCGGTTATTCGGTCAATGGCGGCTATGCCGAGTACGTCCTGGCCGATCCCAACTATGTCGGCATCCTGCCCAAGGAAGTGGCGTTCGATGAGATCGCTCCGATCCTTTGCGCCGGCGTGACGGTCTATAAGGGCCTGAAAGTTACCAACGCCCGTCCAGGCCAGTGGGTGGTGATTTCCGGTGTTGGCGGGCTGGGGCATGTTGCGGTGCAGTACGCTAAGGCGATGGGCTTGCACGTGGCTGCGGTCGATGTCGACGACGCCAAGCTGGAGTTGGCGAAAAAACTGGGCGCCAGTCTCACCATCAACGCGCGAACGGAAGATCCGGTCGAAGTCATCCAGCGCGATATTGGCGGTGCCCATGGCGTACTGGTCACGGCGGTGTCCAACAGCGCGTTTGGCCAGGCCATCGGCATGGCGCGGCGGCATGGCACCGTCGCGTTGGTCGGGCTGCCGCCGGGCGACTTCCCAACGCCGATATTCGACGTGGTGCTCAAGGCGATCAGTATCACCGGCTCCATCGTCGGCACCCGCGCGGATCTGCAGGAAGCACTGGACTTCGCTGCCGAAGGCCTGGTCAAGGCGACCATCCACAGCGGCAAGCTGGACGACATCAACCAGATCTTCGACCAGATGCGCGCCGGCACCATCGAAGGCCGGATCGTGATGAGCATGTAG
- the aspA gene encoding aspartate ammonia-lyase (catalyzes the formation of fumarate from aspartate): MSSAASFRLEKDLLGPLEVPADAYYGIQTLRAVRNFHLSGVPLSHFPKLVVALAMVKQAAADANRELGHLSDAKHTAISQACAHLIRGEHHDQFVVDMIQGGAGTSTNMNANEVIANLALEYMGHPKGEYRHLHPNNDVNMAQSTNDAYPTAIRLGLLLGHDTLLASLDSLVQAFAGKSAEFAHILKMGRTQLQDAVPMTLGQEFRAFATTLGEDLEHLRLIAPQLLVEVNLGGTAIGTGINADPNYQALAVQRLATISGHPLKPAADLIEATSDMGAFVTFSSMLKRLAVKLSKICNDLRLLSSGPRTGINEINLPARQPGSSIMPGKVNPVIPEAVNQVAFEVIGNDLALTMAAEAGQLQLNVMEPLIAFKLFDSIRLLQRAMDMLREHCIVGITANEDRCRQLMESSIGLITALNPYIGYENATRIAGQALLSGRGVLELVREERLLDDATLDDILRPENMIAPRLVPLKA; this comes from the coding sequence ATGTCCTCCGCTGCATCGTTCCGCCTCGAAAAAGATCTGCTCGGCCCACTCGAAGTCCCCGCTGACGCCTATTACGGCATCCAGACCCTGCGCGCCGTACGCAACTTTCACCTCTCCGGCGTGCCGCTTTCGCACTTTCCGAAACTGGTGGTGGCACTGGCCATGGTCAAACAGGCGGCGGCGGACGCCAACCGCGAGCTAGGCCATCTCAGCGATGCCAAGCACACCGCGATCAGCCAGGCCTGCGCGCACCTTATCCGCGGCGAGCATCATGACCAGTTCGTCGTCGACATGATTCAGGGCGGCGCCGGCACCTCGACCAACATGAATGCCAACGAGGTGATCGCCAACTTGGCGCTCGAATACATGGGTCACCCCAAAGGCGAGTATCGCCACCTGCACCCGAACAATGACGTGAACATGGCGCAGTCGACCAACGACGCCTACCCCACGGCCATTCGTCTGGGCCTTCTGCTCGGCCACGACACCCTGCTCGCCAGCCTGGACAGCCTGGTACAGGCCTTCGCCGGTAAATCCGCCGAGTTCGCGCACATCCTCAAGATGGGTCGCACCCAGCTGCAGGACGCGGTGCCGATGACCCTCGGCCAGGAATTCCGCGCCTTCGCCACCACCCTAGGCGAAGACCTCGAACACCTGCGCCTGATCGCGCCGCAGTTGCTGGTCGAGGTCAACCTCGGTGGCACCGCCATCGGCACTGGCATCAATGCTGATCCCAACTACCAGGCGCTGGCCGTGCAGCGCCTGGCGACCATCAGCGGCCACCCGCTGAAGCCCGCCGCTGACCTGATCGAAGCCACCTCCGACATGGGGGCCTTCGTCACCTTCTCCAGCATGCTCAAGCGCCTGGCGGTGAAGCTGTCGAAGATCTGCAACGACCTTCGCCTGCTCTCCAGCGGTCCGCGCACTGGCATCAACGAGATCAACCTGCCAGCGCGTCAACCCGGCAGCTCGATCATGCCGGGCAAGGTCAATCCGGTGATCCCCGAGGCGGTCAACCAGGTGGCGTTCGAGGTCATCGGCAACGACCTGGCGCTGACCATGGCCGCCGAGGCCGGGCAGCTGCAGCTCAACGTCATGGAGCCGCTGATTGCCTTCAAACTGTTCGACTCGATCCGCCTGCTGCAGCGCGCCATGGATATGCTGCGCGAGCACTGCATCGTCGGCATCACCGCCAACGAGGATCGCTGCCGTCAGCTGATGGAAAGCTCCATCGGACTGATCACCGCACTCAATCCCTACATCGGCTACGAAAACGCCACCCGCATCGCCGGCCAGGCGTTGCTCAGCGGCCGCGGGGTACTGGAACTGGTGCGCGAAGAACGCCTGCTGGACGACGCCACCCTCGACGACATCCTGCGTCCGGAAAACATGATTGCGCCACGGCTGGTGCCGCTGAAGGCGTAA